One Bacteroidota bacterium DNA window includes the following coding sequences:
- the hflX gene encoding GTPase HflX — MQKSFSTEIKPEKAILVGVATKVTSYERLSEYLEELAFLIDTAGGIPDKRFIQNLEFPDPKTYVGTGKLAEIAEYIEANEISLAVFDDELSPSQLRNIEKELKCKILDRTNLILDIFAKRARTSHARTQVELAQYQYLLPRLTRMWTHLERQRGGIGMRGPGETEIETDRRIVRDKISLLKERLISIDKQKITQRKNRENLVRVALVGYTNVGKSTIMNLLSKSDVFAENKLFATLDTTVRKVVIENLPFLLTDTVGFIRKLPHGLVESFKSTLDEVREADILIHVVDISHPDFEEQIHIVNQTLAEIQVVDKPTLIIFNKIDAFTFVEKEDDDLTPSTKENINLEELQKSWMAKINTPCLFISATKKENYPEFKELIYKEVKEMHAKRFPFNNFLY; from the coding sequence ATGCAGAAGAGTTTCAGCACAGAAATAAAACCTGAAAAGGCCATACTGGTTGGTGTTGCTACCAAAGTTACCAGTTATGAAAGGTTGAGCGAATACCTTGAAGAACTGGCTTTTTTAATTGATACTGCCGGAGGCATTCCCGATAAGCGTTTCATTCAGAATTTAGAATTTCCGGATCCGAAAACCTATGTTGGAACAGGTAAATTGGCTGAAATAGCCGAATATATTGAAGCCAATGAAATTTCTTTAGCTGTTTTTGACGATGAACTTAGCCCCTCTCAACTCCGAAATATTGAAAAAGAACTAAAGTGCAAAATATTGGATCGCACCAATTTAATACTTGATATTTTCGCCAAACGGGCACGTACTTCGCATGCACGCACACAAGTTGAGCTGGCTCAATACCAGTATTTATTACCTCGATTAACCCGAATGTGGACACACCTTGAACGTCAGCGTGGAGGGATTGGAATGCGTGGCCCCGGTGAAACCGAAATTGAAACCGACCGTCGGATAGTACGCGATAAAATTTCTTTGTTAAAAGAACGGCTGATCTCCATTGATAAGCAAAAAATCACCCAGCGTAAAAATCGTGAAAATCTGGTCAGAGTTGCTTTGGTTGGATATACCAATGTTGGCAAATCAACCATCATGAATTTGTTGAGCAAATCGGATGTTTTTGCCGAAAACAAATTATTTGCTACGCTCGACACCACTGTTCGAAAAGTTGTAATCGAAAACCTTCCATTTCTGCTTACCGATACCGTTGGATTTATCCGTAAACTTCCTCATGGTTTGGTCGAATCGTTTAAATCAACTTTAGATGAAGTGCGCGAAGCCGATATTCTGATTCATGTCGTGGATATTTCGCACCCTGATTTTGAAGAACAAATTCACATCGTAAACCAAACATTGGCCGAAATTCAGGTCGTTGATAAACCAACCCTGATTATCTTTAATAAGATCGATGCATTCACTTTTGTGGAAAAAGAAGATGATGACTTGACCCCTTCCACTAAAGAAAATATTAATCTGGAAGAATTACAGAAATCGTGGATGGCAAAGATAAACACCCCTTGTTTGTTCATTTCTGCTACCAAGAAAGAAAACTATCCAGAATTCAAAGAACTCATTTATAAAGAAGTGAAGGAAATGCATGCAAAGCGGTTTCCGTTTAATAACTTCCTATATTAA
- the trpS gene encoding tryptophan--tRNA ligase: METVVSGIRPTGNLHLGNYFGAVKNFLRMQEENNCYFFIADYHSLTTHPTPADLHGNVKKVLVEYLALGLDPEKSTLYIQSDVPEVIELYLLLNMNAYVGELERVTSFKEKVRQQPDNINAGLLTYPTLMAADVIIHKASKVPVGKDQEQNLEMMRTFARRFNRMYNVEYFPIPTAYNFGEALVKIPGLNGSGKMGKSEGEGNAIFFADEPKEIRKKVMRAVTDSGPTKPNQVKTDAIQNLFSLMNIVSTADTITFFENAYNNCEIRYGDLKKQLAEDMIKFTAPFHEKIKELSSNNLYLQKVATMGAGKARESAAKTIKEIREIIGFKNF; this comes from the coding sequence ATGGAAACAGTAGTGAGCGGAATACGGCCTACGGGTAATTTACATTTGGGAAATTACTTTGGTGCCGTTAAAAATTTTTTACGGATGCAGGAAGAAAACAATTGTTATTTCTTCATTGCCGATTATCATTCATTAACCACACACCCTACCCCTGCCGATTTGCACGGAAATGTAAAGAAAGTATTGGTAGAGTACCTTGCTTTGGGGCTTGATCCTGAAAAGTCGACCCTCTATATCCAGAGTGATGTTCCCGAGGTTATTGAATTGTATTTACTTTTAAACATGAATGCCTATGTTGGCGAACTTGAAAGGGTAACTTCTTTCAAGGAAAAAGTAAGACAGCAGCCCGATAACATAAATGCCGGATTATTAACTTATCCAACCTTAATGGCTGCCGATGTAATCATTCATAAAGCCTCGAAAGTGCCTGTTGGTAAGGACCAGGAGCAAAATTTGGAAATGATGCGAACCTTTGCCCGAAGGTTCAACCGCATGTACAATGTTGAATATTTCCCCATCCCGACTGCTTATAATTTTGGGGAAGCTTTGGTTAAAATACCGGGATTGAATGGTTCCGGTAAAATGGGAAAATCGGAAGGAGAAGGAAATGCAATTTTCTTTGCCGACGAACCGAAAGAGATTCGAAAAAAAGTAATGCGAGCGGTTACGGATAGTGGACCAACTAAACCAAATCAGGTAAAAACTGATGCCATTCAAAATTTATTTTCTTTGATGAATATCGTTTCTACTGCTGATACCATAACTTTTTTCGAAAATGCCTATAATAATTGTGAAATCAGGTATGGCGATTTAAAAAAGCAATTGGCAGAGGACATGATCAAATTTACAGCCCCTTTCCATGAAAAGATAAAGGAACTTTCGTCAAATAACCTTTACCTGCAAAAAGTAGCGACAATGGGCGCCGGAAAAGCGCGCGAAAGCGCAGCAAAAACGATCAAAGAAATTCGAGAGATCATTGGTTTCAAGAACTTTTAA